The genome window GTCGATCACCTGATGGTCCAGCGGCTCCTGGCATGCGGACAGTTGAAAAAAGCCAGGATTGCCATCGTATCCAGTGGTTTTCTCGTGCTTGTTCAGTTTGTTCTTTTCCTGATTGTCGGGATGACCATTTACGGCTACTATCAGGGGTTGTCCATCAGTGAACTTGGACTTACCCAGGCCGACGAGGTGCTTTTGAAATTCATCAATGAAGAAGTCCCGGTAGGTATTGCCGGACTGCTTATTGCAGGTCTGTTCGCCGCGGCAATGAGTACTCTGAGCAGTTCGCTTTCGGCCTTGTCCTCTTCTACCCTGTTTGACGTATTCCCGAAACTGTCCGAGCTTCCGAATTCGATGATCATATCCCGCGGATTCACGCTGATGTGGACCGGTGTTTTCATACTGTTTGCCATTTCTTTTTCCGATACCGAAAACCCGGTTGTTGAACTTGGACTGGCTATTGCCGGATTCACTTACGGAGGCCTTCTGGGAGCATTTTTCACTGGCCGGTTTACATCCATTCACCGAATCAGTGCTACCATAGCTCTGATGGTATGCGTATTTTCAATGGCGGCTATCATATTTTTAGGGAATATTGCATATCCATGGTATACTTTGATTGGCGTAAGTATTTTCTTCACTGTAGCTGCAATTGCCGACGGTATTCGCCGGCTGGTTTCCGCTGATGGGTGATTCTCTCAAGACATTTTTCCTCCTGTTGCTATGGGATTTTTAGACAAACTGGGGCTGCAGCGCAAAAAAAAGGCTTTTGTTCCTTTCACTGTTGAAAAACAGAAAAAGGACAAGGTTCCCGGGCTCTTCAGCAAGAACAACGTATTCAAGTTTTTGCTGAGCATCGGTTTTCTGGCGCTGGTAATCGGACTCTATCCCAAATCAACCTTTCATGAAACGGCATATAACATAGGTGACCCCTGGCGGGATGATGATCTGACCGCACCGTTCACCTTTAGTCTGATAAAAGACGATGCCGAGATTCGTGAAGAAATCCGGGAAATCCAGCAGTATACGCCTCCCATTTTCAAGGTCGATCACAATGCCGAATCAGGCGCTTTTAATCGCCTTGATGAATTATTCCGGGAAATGCTGCCGGTGCTGCAGGCCTACTCAGACTGGCAGGAATCCAGAGCGATGGAGTCGGCCCAGGCCCGGGATGACAGCCTGTACTTCTCACGCCTTCGAAACAGGTCCGAAATCAACCTGGAAACAAATGACTGGGAGCCCCTTCTTGAGCATTATCACGAACTGACGGAAAGCCCCGGCGATACTCCCGCATTCCACGAGCAGATACAAAACAAACTGGCTGATCTGCTGCGCGAACTTTACTCGGACGGGGTCATCGATATCCCGAAAGATGACATCCAGACAGACGAAATCACGGTACGTGATCTGCGGGAACGCACCGAGCGGACTGTTTCCCTGGATCTGATCCGCACCGTGAATGATGCCCGGAATTTTGCAGAAACCCGTCTGGCGCGCAGGTTTGACGGAGAAGTTGTTCAGTCGGTATTGCTGTTGTTCGACGGTATTGCAGAACCCAATTTAAGGTTCAGTGAAGAGGATACAGAAGAACAGGTTCAGGAAAAAATTGAGGCCATCTCCCCAACCAAAGGAGCTGTATCCGCCGGGCAGGTCATAATCAGGCGCGGAGACATCATTACACCCGAACGGCACAACATGCTGCAAAGCCTTGCGCGGGCACGTGCGGAAAGAGCAAGTGATATTGAGCTGTGGAAACAGTATTTCGGCGAGTCACTGCTGGTGCTGGCCGTATTCCTGATTTTCTTTTTCTATATATATCTGTACCGGCGCAAAATTTTTGATGAAAACCCGATGCTGCTTCTGGTTTTTCTGACTATTGCCCTGGTCTATACCATCGGCGCTTTTGTTGCCCGCGTTGATGAACTTTCACCTTATGTCGTGCCCTTTGCAATAGCACCTATACTGCTTACCATCATTTTCGATTCAAGGGTCGGACTGATGGCTACTACCATGGTGGCCATGCTGGCAGGTTTGATGTTTGGAAGCAGTTTCGAGTTTGTAGTGGCCACCATTACGGCCTGCAGCATCGGAGTCTATTCCGTCCGTGATATCAAAGACCGCAGCCAGTTCTATCTGACTACCCCGGCTCTCATCTTTTTCTCCTATGCCCTGGTATTGCTTGGTTTCACACTCACAAAAGTTGGCGGATGGAGCATATATGCGGATAATCTGCTCTTTCTTGCCGGAAATGCCGTCGGTATCTGGCTGGCCTACCCGCTTATTCTGCTGGTCGAAAAGACGTTCCGTATCACTACGGACGTAACGCTTCTGGAACTAAGTGATACAAACCGCCCTATCCTCAAACAACTTATGCTGGAAGCTCCCGGCACTTTTCACCACAGCCTCCAGGTAGCCAATCTCTCAGAAGCAGCAGCCACCGGCATCGGGGCAAATTCACTGCTCTGCCGTGTAGGCGCGTTGTACCATGACATCGGAAAACTTGAAAAACCACAGTATTTCGTCGAAAATCAACGCTCAGGGAATGTACATGATAAACTGAAACCCAGGATGAGTGCACTGATCATAAAAAATCATGTGGATGCCGGTGTTAAAATGGCCAAAGAAATCGAGCTTCCCGAAACGATCATCAAATTCATACGCACCCATCACGGCACGTCACTGATCCGGTTCTTTTACGAAAAAGCCATGAATGAGTCCGGCAATGATCAGGAAATTCAGGAAGAAGATTTCCGCTATGATGGACCGATACCCGATTCCAAAGAAACCGGTATCATCCTGCTGGCTGACGGAGTCGAAGCAGCCTCGCGATCCATGTCAGACCATTCCTTCCAAAAGCTCGAAAACCTGGTCAACCGAATGGTTGATGACAGGCTCTCCGAAGGCCAGCTCAACAATTGCGCACTTACTCTGAAAGACCTGAAAATTATTAAAGATATTTTCATACGTATCCTTCAGGGCATGTATCATGGCCGGGTGAAATACCCTGACAAACAGGAGGAGGCCGCTTCCGGCCAGACCGGAGAGAAGAGTGCTGATGATTCAGCCGGTAAATCAAAAAGTAACCGGGCTGAGTAAACCGGGCTTGTGCCTGCATATC of Natronogracilivirga saccharolytica contains these proteins:
- a CDS encoding HD family phosphohydrolase produces the protein MGFLDKLGLQRKKKAFVPFTVEKQKKDKVPGLFSKNNVFKFLLSIGFLALVIGLYPKSTFHETAYNIGDPWRDDDLTAPFTFSLIKDDAEIREEIREIQQYTPPIFKVDHNAESGAFNRLDELFREMLPVLQAYSDWQESRAMESAQARDDSLYFSRLRNRSEINLETNDWEPLLEHYHELTESPGDTPAFHEQIQNKLADLLRELYSDGVIDIPKDDIQTDEITVRDLRERTERTVSLDLIRTVNDARNFAETRLARRFDGEVVQSVLLLFDGIAEPNLRFSEEDTEEQVQEKIEAISPTKGAVSAGQVIIRRGDIITPERHNMLQSLARARAERASDIELWKQYFGESLLVLAVFLIFFFYIYLYRRKIFDENPMLLLVFLTIALVYTIGAFVARVDELSPYVVPFAIAPILLTIIFDSRVGLMATTMVAMLAGLMFGSSFEFVVATITACSIGVYSVRDIKDRSQFYLTTPALIFFSYALVLLGFTLTKVGGWSIYADNLLFLAGNAVGIWLAYPLILLVEKTFRITTDVTLLELSDTNRPILKQLMLEAPGTFHHSLQVANLSEAAATGIGANSLLCRVGALYHDIGKLEKPQYFVENQRSGNVHDKLKPRMSALIIKNHVDAGVKMAKEIELPETIIKFIRTHHGTSLIRFFYEKAMNESGNDQEIQEEDFRYDGPIPDSKETGIILLADGVEAASRSMSDHSFQKLENLVNRMVDDRLSEGQLNNCALTLKDLKIIKDIFIRILQGMYHGRVKYPDKQEEAASGQTGEKSADDSAGKSKSNRAE